The nucleotide sequence CCGTCCACCTGCGTTCCGACCGGCGCCACATTCAGGACCGCGATCTGCTCCTGCTTCGCCAGACGGTCAAGGCAAAGCTGAACATGGAAATGGGGGCGACCGACGAAATGGTGGGCATCGCGATCGACACGAAGCCCGACCAGGTGACGCTCGTGCCCGAGAAGCGCGAGGAGTTGACCACCGAAGGCGGACTTGATGTCGTCGCGAACGAGTCTGCCCTTGCCAATGCCGTAAGGCGTCTGAAGAAAGCAGGCATTCCCGTGAGCATGTTCATAGAGCCTGACTGTGCGCAGATCGAGGCGTCGGGGCGCATCCATGCCGACGCGATCGAATTGCATACCGGCCTCTATGCAAATGCGAAGACGGAGGCTCTCCAGCAGGCGGAGCTTGAAAGACTTGTTCACGCGGGCCGTCACGCTGTCACGATCGGCTTGCGCGTTCACGCCGGGCATGGGCTCACGTATCGCAACGTCATTCCGATCAAACAAATCCCGAAACTCCACGAGGTCAACATCGGCCACAATATCGTGGCGCGGGCGGTCCTGGTCGGACTCGACCGGGCCGTCAGAGAGATGCTCGAGTTGCTGCAATGATCGCCCAGATCACTCTCCAGCAGGCGCGTTCCTTGCTCCCCGCCCGGCCGAGTGATTCGCACAAGGGGACATATGGCTATCTCCTTGTCATTGCCGGCTCCGTCGGGCTGACCGGTGCGGCATGCATGACGTGCGAAGCGGCGCTGCGCGCCGGCGCGGGCATGGTCACGCTCGGCGTGCCGCGATCCTTGAACCCCGCGATGGAGGCGCGCCTGACGGAAACAATGACGCGACCGCTTGCTGAAACATCCGCTCAGAGCCTCAGCCTCTCCGCCTTTGATGAGATAGCCGAATTAGCAAAGAGAATGCACGTGATGGCGGTGGGCCCCGGCCTCTCGACTCATCCTGAGACACAACAACTCGTCCGCAAAATTGCAAGAGATATTCACCTGCCCATGGTTATTGACGCCGACGCCCTCAACGCATTATCAGGCCGGACGGAACTGCTTTCGGCGCGCACGGAGCCGACGATCATCTGTCCGCATCCGGGCGAGTTTTCCCGCCTCGCCCAGTTGCCGATAGCGGACATACAAAACAACCGGCCGCGCCTCGCCCGAGAGTTCGCTGACCAATGGCGGGTTGAACTCGTCATAAAGGGGGCGCCATCACTTGTGGCGACCACTGACGGCCGAACGTACGTAAATACCACCGGCAACGCCGGCATGGCCACCGCCGGAAGCGGCGACGTACTGACGGGCATCCTGGCGGCGCTGTTGTGTCAGGGAGTGAAGGCCGCCGATGCCGCCGTTCTCGGCACCTATCTGCACGGGCTGGCCGGCGACGTGGCCGCCCATCGCTATTCGATGTGGGGAATGATCGCGACCGACATCACCCACTGCCTGCCCGACGCCTGGCGCAAACTCTCCTGGCGCTGAAATATGGGGACAGAGACCATATTTTTATTGTTAATATACTATCTATACTTTTTAAAGAAACATGGTCTGTGTCCCCATATCTTATAAATACTCCATCTCTTTTATTGAAAACGATTTGACTTGGATCACCGCATTTCTTGATATCTCGGGAGCCTTAGACACCTCCCCTTTTTGATTCGCCGTTCCAGCGTGGTATAATATTGATTTCAGGAGGGATAGCTTGCCTGGACCAGTATCCATAATTATTCCCGCTCACAACGAGGAGCTGAGCATCGGGGCCGTGGTTGAAGGGGTCTCGTCCACGATGGAGGAGGCCGGAATCGAGCACGAGATCATCGTGGTGAACGATGGCTCCAGCGACGGCACGTTAAGAGCGGCATCGACGGCGAAGGCGCGCGTGCTCGATCTAGGCGTAAATCTCGGCTACGGCGCTGCAATAAAACAGGGACTGAAATCGGCGCGTCACGAACTGATCGCGATAACCGACGCCGACGGCACCTATCCGGTCGCCGCGCTGCCGGAAATGGTGAGTGCGATGGAAGAGGCGGACATGGTGGTCGGCGCGCGGATTGGCGCTCATGTTTCGATACCGCTTGCGAGGCGGCCGGCGAAATGGGTGCTGACGCGTCTTGCGAATTACCTGGCGGCCACCGACATCCCCGACCTCAATTCAGGCCTGCGGGTAATGCGGAAATCGGTGCTCTCGCGCTTCCTGAATATCCTGCCGCGCGGCTTCTCGTTTACGACCACGATCACGCTCGCGATGCTGTGCAACGACTACCGCATCCGGTTCCACCCGATCGATTACCACCCGCGCACCGGCAAGAGCAAGATCAAGCCGATATCCGACACCTTCGGATTTTTCCTGACCATTATCCGCACCATCATGTACTTTAATCCGTTGAAAATATTTTTGCCGATAAGCGCGGCTCTTCTTTTTGCGGCGCTTGCGGTGCTGTTGTACAGCGGCTTTGTGATGGGTCGGGTGATGGACGTGACCGTGATCGTCCTGATGTCGGTTTCAATTCAGGTGGCGGTGATCGGCCTTCTGGCGGACTTGATAGACAAACGGAATCCGTAGCAGGAGCGGTATCTTTGCGGCGGTTTCTGGAGAGGCTTATTGAGAAAGTTTTCGACGGCGGCAAAAATACTCGTATCCGCAGCAATCCTCCTCATCCTGTTTAGAAAAGCCAACCTGCAAACGGGAATTCATTTCGTCGGCGCCATCGACTGGTTCTTCATCTTGCCGTCGGTTGCGTTGATCGTGCTTGCGCAACTGGCGCGGGCTTACCGGCTGGCATTGATGATCTTCGGCGCCTCAGCCGAAGGAAGATTCTTTCAGGTGCTGCGTATTCAGATGGTGTCGTTTCTGCCGGGAATCGTATCTCCGGCCAAGATAGGGGAGGCGGCTAAAATCTACATGTTGCAGGCCGATACAGGAACCCGGCTTGGACGTGCGACGGCCTGTTTCGTGGCCGAACGCGTGCTTGATATGCTGCTGCTCGTGCCGCTGGCGTCTCTTGGAGTTTATTTGCTTATCGGCCCCTCCTTTTCGTTCTCGTTTCAAAAGACTTTTTTTGCGCTTGTGATCGTCCTGACGGGCACGGCCGCCTGCGTGCCACTGGGGCTTGCCTATGCAAGACGCAAGGGAGTCAGGGCCGCCGATATCTGGGATACGGCAAAGCCTTCGAAGCTGCTCGCGGCCGGCGGCATCACCATGCTCTATTGGGGGATGGTCTTTGCAGAAGTCTGGTGTTTTTGCAGGGCCGCCCTTTTCGGCGTGACGCTCCGGCACATCTCGCTGGCTGTCCCGCCCGCTCTGCTCTCGAGTCTGCTGCCAGTCAGTTTTTCCGGCTTCGGTGTGCGGGAGGCCGCCCTTGTCTTCTTGCTCCAGCGTCCGCAATTGGGAGCGACTTACAATCAGGCGCTTCTTGTCAGTCTCATGTACATCGTTTTTGGTCTCGGGGTCCCCGCTCTTATGGGCTTGATATATTGGTGGGTTGGAAGAAGCAATGTATCACAGAATTGAAGTTGGCGACAAAGAGCTGGTGTGCAACGGCCGATTTCGAGGAAAAATCTCCACACATCCGCTGGAAGGAATTCGCTCGCAAATTTCGGTCTCATCGCGCGATGATATCACAATTGTGCAGGTGCAATGGAAAATCAAGAAACCCCCTCAGCCGGCGGCCCCGCTTGAATTGCTGAAGGTGGAGCTGACCGACTTTGTTCCGCGTTCGATGTTCATCTCGGGCAGGCGCTATGAATCCGCCGCTTCCCCGCGTCCGCCCATTCGCGAGAAAGGCTTTCCCTATAATACCTACTACAAGTTCCGCATACGAACCGCTAACGAGTATGATGCCGCGCTTCATGCAAAGTTGCCGCTTGTGTGCTGGCAGGGGGAGGACTGCGCCTTCTCCATCGTGTTCCCGAAGTTCGTCGCGCTGAGCAACCGACACTGGCCTGCATTTCTGCAAGTTAGCGGGCCCGGACAGAATGCGTCGTTTTCACTGGTGCTGCCGGATCGATTCGAGGTCCAATGCAAACCCTATGGCTGGTTCAGCGCCCAATCATCCACCGAGCGGTACACATTGAATCTTTCCAATGAGCATCTTATTGAGGTTTCGGTGGCTTTCCTCGCCGCGACCGGTTGGCCTGAATGTGTGCGCAAGGCTGCAGATTTCCTTTTTCCGGCGGAAGAGGCGGAGAAAGTGGAAACCGGCCCAATTGTCGGCCTCTTGGAGAGAACCTTGCATTTCTACGGACGGACCTGGGACAACACGAATAAGACGCATGTGCATCTGCCGATCAAGAATTTCCCCGAGTTCGAGTCAATTGAATACAAGCATTCGCACATTACCGATGATTTCACCAAACTGGTTCTGTATCGAAGGCTGATCAATGCCGGATGGCAAAACCTGCTGACGCGCGAACGGGAGCTTTTGCAGAAAATCAAGGGCGGCGATTATCTCCTCACGTCCGACGGGGATTCCATTTGGCATAGTACGACCTACTTCAACGGGAGCGTCCTCGAAGCATTCACCCACCATGGAACGGGCTTTGTGGGATTTCCCGGCGGGGTGGCGACAAATGTGCGTCGCCTGTGCGAATACGCCGCGCTTTCAGGCGACAAAGCACTTGTGCGAATCGCCGAATCCGGAGCGCAGTGGTTGCGGCGACTCGAGCGGCAGGATGGCTCGTGGCCGGCGGTCTTTCGAAAGGACGGAGAAGAAGATGGCGGCTGCATCGCGAGCACTGCCGAATGCGCATGCGCGCTGCTGGCGGCGTACCGGCTGGTTGAGAAGCAGGAGTATCTTACAGCAGCCGAATCGGCTGTTCGTTACATTAATCGCGATGAGAGTTTCTTTGAGTGCAGGCAGTATCTTCGCGATGTCGGCGCAAACGAGGCCGACGGCATTACTGCCGAGGCCTGCATCCACGCAAATCTGGATTTGTTTGCGGCAACCGGGGAAAGACAGTTTCTCGAGCAGGCGGAGAAATGGGGGTGCTACTCACTTCAGTGGGTGCGGCCGTTTCATCTGCATAAGGGAGATGGCCCGGCTTTTGATGGGCTCTCACGCTCGATCACTCCGCGCGTCGACGTCTGGGGAGGGCTTCTTATTGGGCGGGCCCTGATCCGGCTGGGGCGCGTGTCCGGTGAGCGGGGGTGGGAGAGCCATGCATGGAGGCTTTTTGGACAAACGGTCAACCTGCAAGAACGCGATGGTGGCTTGTGCGAGACATGGTTTTATGACTTCCCTGAGGGAATCGAGAGCATACACATAGAACCGACTTTTGTCACCGACGCCTTCGTGGAATTTATGCTGGATGCAACAGGCGGCGAGCAAATTGCCAACGAGTTGTCATTGCGAAAGAGGCTTCTCGAGAAAAGCTTCCCGCTGCTGCAGCCGATCGCCCCGATACAGAACCTGGTTGCTCTTTCGAAAACAGAGCCGGAATTTATCGTCGACAGAAGACTCCGGCTGGCGCCGGCATTCAGCGGCCTTATGAGCACGGGGGGCAAGCTGCGCCGTTTCCTTTATAGAAAATTTCGCACAAAGCCTTTGCGCCCGGCGCTCAAAATTGTGCCGGCGCTGAAGATCCTCCTGAGCAGACACCGCGTTCATCCGCCATCAGCGGAGCTACAGCCGGCCGATCACATCAAGATCAAACATGCACGAGCCGAACATTTCGGTATCGGCCGTCAGCGCTTCGTTTATTCATCTGATTCTTGTACGATCATCCTGTCGATAGACGCTGCGGGAATGAATGATCGGGGTTTGCCGGGCAACGATATCGGATTTGCAATTGAAATGCTCGCCGGCGATGCTTCGGTCGAACAGGTGCGGATCGACCTGAGCGGCGATTATACGGTAAAATCCATTTCAAAAGACGGCGTGATCGTCTTCGCCGGAGGAACAGACTACAGCATGCGAATCATGGGCGGCTCGATTGACGGGTTCCTTCAACAGGAAAAGCGGCTCGCCTTCGATATCAGCTTGAGCGCGAACTGGAACTTTTTCGGAAAATACCTGCTGCGGATGCGTGTCGAACGCATGCAGTAGTCGCTACGGATTTATTTTATGATCACAGTTTTTCTTCTTGTGCTCGCGGCTGCACTTGGCGAATATGTTCTTTATAACCTGATCATGCTGATTGCCGGCCTCGCGCGTTCGGAGAGAAAATCGTCAGCTTTCACTCCTCCACTGAGCGTTATTATTCCGGTTCACAATGAGGAGCGGCATATCCGGCGGAAGCTGGAGAACGTTTTGCAATCCGAGTATCCTCGTGAACGGCTCGAGGTTGTTGTGGTGGATGACGGCTCGACCGACGGCACTGCGCAGATCGTTCGGGAGTTCGAGCGGGAAGAGGTTGTTCTCATCGAAACGGCCGAGCGTAAAGGGAAAATCACCGCACAGAAAACCGGCTTTGGGCGCACATCCGCCCCAATTATAGTTATCACCGATGCCACCGTGCTCGCGCCGCCGGATGCCCTGAAAAAGCTCGCGTCTCATTTTGAAGATCCCCGCGTGGGTGCGGTCTCGACAGCAATGGTCGTACGGAATCGGCGCACCAATTATCTGACGCGAATCGCCCAGTTTCTTTTCGATCTTCAGAATGCGCAAAAACTCGGCGAGAGTTCGCTCGACAGCGCCGGCGGACTCTTCGGCCAGTTCTCGCTGGTGCGCCGCGAAGCGATCGGCGATTTCCGGACAGATGTAATCTATGAGGACCGCGAGTTCGGGATCACGCTCAGGCGGCGCGGCTATCGATGCCGATTCGAACCCTCCGTACAAGCGAGCTATTACGCGGCCGAGTCGCTCGAGGATTTCTCGCGTCAGAAGCAACGCAATATCGGAGCAATGACACAATCGATCTTTCGCCACAAGGACATGCTTTTCAACCCGCGCTATGGATGGTATGGATTGCTCATTTTGCCCGAGTACTCGCTCTTTCGGGTTCTGCGACCCTGCTTGATAATAGCGGGATTTGTCGGAACCTTCCTTTCCGCCCTGGCGGCGGACCCAGGCGTTCTGGTTCCGCTCCTTATCGGGATGACCGGCATGACCTTCGCATGCTATCTTGCCGGAACAATGCTGCTTGCTCCGCTCGTGCGAGAGCCGGCCCGTTTTCTGCTGGACGTGCTGACAACGGCGCCCGTCATGGTCCTCATTCTGATTCAATTCGCGATCGGCGGTATTCGGTACCTGCGGGGTGATTTTGATGCAATGTGGCAAAGGGTAAAACGGGATCGCGCACTGTGAGCATGAACGTGCTTCTCTTAAATCCGCAGCCCGACAGCGACGTCGTAATCAGCCGCGACCACATGGGCGGCTTCGGGTTTGAAATTAAGAGCACCAACATGATCCCGCCGCTGTCACTTGCATATTGCGCGGCCGTAATTGAGAGGGCGGGAATCAAGGTCGAGATTCTCGATGCAGTCGCCATGCGATGGCGCCCGGCGCAGGTGCTGGATTGGATCAAGCGGCGCAACTTCAATCTGATCGCGATCAATACCGCCACCCCTTCTATTGCCGAAGATCTGGCAATTGCAAAAGAAATCAAGCTGCTCTTTCCCGAGAGCCTGCTTGCGCTGCTCGGGCCGCACGTGTCCATTTTTGCAGGCGACGCGCTTGAGGCGTCGCAGGCGGATGTGGTTGTCAGGGGCGAGCCGGAGAATACGCTGAACGATGTCGCGCAGGCTCTTGCCTCAGGACGTCCCATTGACGATATTGCGGGCCTGACAGTGAGAGATGAGGTTAACATCCGGCGGAACGCCGACCGCCCGCTCATTACGGACCTCGATTCGCTTCCCGTGCCGGCAAGGCACCTGCTCCCCATGGAGAAGTACCAGTCTGCCTTTTGGGGAAAGAAGCCGTTCACAACGATGCTTACGAGCAGGGGCTGCTTCTACGGATGCTCGTACTGTCCCTACCGCATCGGGCACGGCGTCGAGTGGAGGGGGCGCTCGCCGGAGAACGTACTCGCCGAAATCCAGGAGTGCGTTCGGCGATACGGAGTGCGCGAGATTCTTTTTCGAGATCCGCTTTTTACGGCTGATAAGGAGAGAGTCTTGCGCATCTGCGAATTGATTGCTCGACGAGATATATCGGTCGACTGGCGGTGCGAGACACGCGCCGACCTTTTAACTGAAGAGATGGTCGATGCCTTCGCGCGGGCCGGGTGTAAGGGGATCAATTTCGGAGTCGAGTCGGGAAATGAGCAGATTCTGGCGTGCGCCGGCAGGAAGCGGATTTCCATTGACCGCCTGGCATCTGTTTTCCAGAGGTGCCGCAAGGCCGGCATCGAAACGCTCGCTTTTTTCATCATCGGCCTGCCGGGCGAAACGACGGAGAGCGTGGACGAGACCGTCCGGCTTGCCATTGAATTGCAGCCCGATGCGGCTCAATTCACGGCGGCCACTCCCTATCCGGAAACTCCCTACTATGAATACTTGAAACGTGAGGGTCTGCTCAAACAGGACTGGTCACTCTAT is from Candidatus Abyssobacteria bacterium SURF_5 and encodes:
- a CDS encoding pyridoxine 5'-phosphate synthase; amino-acid sequence: MIHLGVNIDHVATVRQARRDIEPDPVAAAVICELAGAHGITVHLRSDRRHIQDRDLLLLRQTVKAKLNMEMGATDEMVGIAIDTKPDQVTLVPEKREELTTEGGLDVVANESALANAVRRLKKAGIPVSMFIEPDCAQIEASGRIHADAIELHTGLYANAKTEALQQAELERLVHAGRHAVTIGLRVHAGHGLTYRNVIPIKQIPKLHEVNIGHNIVARAVLVGLDRAVREMLELLQ
- a CDS encoding NAD(P)H-hydrate dehydratase, with translation MIAQITLQQARSLLPARPSDSHKGTYGYLLVIAGSVGLTGAACMTCEAALRAGAGMVTLGVPRSLNPAMEARLTETMTRPLAETSAQSLSLSAFDEIAELAKRMHVMAVGPGLSTHPETQQLVRKIARDIHLPMVIDADALNALSGRTELLSARTEPTIICPHPGEFSRLAQLPIADIQNNRPRLAREFADQWRVELVIKGAPSLVATTDGRTYVNTTGNAGMATAGSGDVLTGILAALLCQGVKAADAAVLGTYLHGLAGDVAAHRYSMWGMIATDITHCLPDAWRKLSWR
- a CDS encoding glycosyltransferase family 2 protein, whose product is MPGPVSIIIPAHNEELSIGAVVEGVSSTMEEAGIEHEIIVVNDGSSDGTLRAASTAKARVLDLGVNLGYGAAIKQGLKSARHELIAITDADGTYPVAALPEMVSAMEEADMVVGARIGAHVSIPLARRPAKWVLTRLANYLAATDIPDLNSGLRVMRKSVLSRFLNILPRGFSFTTTITLAMLCNDYRIRFHPIDYHPRTGKSKIKPISDTFGFFLTIIRTIMYFNPLKIFLPISAALLFAALAVLLYSGFVMGRVMDVTVIVLMSVSIQVAVIGLLADLIDKRNP
- a CDS encoding UPF0104 family protein; translated protein: MRKFSTAAKILVSAAILLILFRKANLQTGIHFVGAIDWFFILPSVALIVLAQLARAYRLALMIFGASAEGRFFQVLRIQMVSFLPGIVSPAKIGEAAKIYMLQADTGTRLGRATACFVAERVLDMLLLVPLASLGVYLLIGPSFSFSFQKTFFALVIVLTGTAACVPLGLAYARRKGVRAADIWDTAKPSKLLAAGGITMLYWGMVFAEVWCFCRAALFGVTLRHISLAVPPALLSSLLPVSFSGFGVREAALVFLLQRPQLGATYNQALLVSLMYIVFGLGVPALMGLIYWWVGRSNVSQN
- a CDS encoding glycosyltransferase, which codes for MITVFLLVLAAALGEYVLYNLIMLIAGLARSERKSSAFTPPLSVIIPVHNEERHIRRKLENVLQSEYPRERLEVVVVDDGSTDGTAQIVREFEREEVVLIETAERKGKITAQKTGFGRTSAPIIVITDATVLAPPDALKKLASHFEDPRVGAVSTAMVVRNRRTNYLTRIAQFLFDLQNAQKLGESSLDSAGGLFGQFSLVRREAIGDFRTDVIYEDREFGITLRRRGYRCRFEPSVQASYYAAESLEDFSRQKQRNIGAMTQSIFRHKDMLFNPRYGWYGLLILPEYSLFRVLRPCLIIAGFVGTFLSALAADPGVLVPLLIGMTGMTFACYLAGTMLLAPLVREPARFLLDVLTTAPVMVLILIQFAIGGIRYLRGDFDAMWQRVKRDRAL
- a CDS encoding radical SAM protein, with the protein product MNVLLLNPQPDSDVVISRDHMGGFGFEIKSTNMIPPLSLAYCAAVIERAGIKVEILDAVAMRWRPAQVLDWIKRRNFNLIAINTATPSIAEDLAIAKEIKLLFPESLLALLGPHVSIFAGDALEASQADVVVRGEPENTLNDVAQALASGRPIDDIAGLTVRDEVNIRRNADRPLITDLDSLPVPARHLLPMEKYQSAFWGKKPFTTMLTSRGCFYGCSYCPYRIGHGVEWRGRSPENVLAEIQECVRRYGVREILFRDPLFTADKERVLRICELIARRDISVDWRCETRADLLTEEMVDAFARAGCKGINFGVESGNEQILACAGRKRISIDRLASVFQRCRKAGIETLAFFIIGLPGETTESVDETVRLAIELQPDAAQFTAATPYPETPYYEYLKREGLLKQDWSLYTSRAPVVGTHSLTPDQLRRLIARAYRTFYFRPPYLLMRMRKLTSPHEALRLYKGFLSALRYAGLSR